A genomic region of Calditrichota bacterium contains the following coding sequences:
- a CDS encoding aminopeptidase P family protein yields MALVQEKIAQAVAILQEQGVDMWLIFVRESDTMPDPCLELVVGTSCTWQSAFIITARGDTIALVGSLDVANQKDHGYYREVIGYQESIRPHLLEVLDRLAPRSIAINFSESDNMADGLTHGMYLLLQRYLAGTPYPERLLSSERIVAALRGRKSATEQQAIRQAVELTLKMFDVVGAKLRPGLSEKEVAQLLLDEVAAYGVELAWDPEMCPSVFTGPESAGAHAGPTERRIAPGHLMNIDFGIKSNGYCSDLQRTWYFLRPGERQAPEVVRRGFAAVRDAIELASQALKPGVECWTVDDVARQHILACGFEEYPHALGHQIGRKAHDGAGILCPRWERYGNRPYELVEEGQVYTLEPRVTVPGHGVATIEEIVVVQKDGCTFLSTPQRELYLVPA; encoded by the coding sequence ATGGCTCTTGTGCAAGAGAAGATAGCGCAGGCAGTAGCCATTCTCCAGGAGCAAGGGGTGGACATGTGGCTGATCTTCGTGCGGGAGAGCGACACCATGCCCGATCCCTGCCTTGAACTGGTAGTCGGCACCAGTTGTACGTGGCAGTCAGCGTTCATTATCACTGCGCGCGGGGATACCATCGCGCTGGTGGGCAGCCTGGACGTGGCCAATCAAAAAGACCACGGCTACTACCGGGAGGTTATCGGCTACCAGGAGTCGATACGCCCCCATTTGCTGGAAGTGTTGGACAGACTGGCGCCGCGGTCCATTGCCATCAACTTCTCCGAGTCCGATAACATGGCAGATGGGTTGACGCACGGCATGTACCTCCTCCTCCAGAGGTACCTCGCAGGGACGCCGTACCCGGAGAGGCTTCTGTCATCCGAGCGCATTGTGGCGGCGCTGCGCGGCCGCAAGTCGGCTACAGAGCAACAGGCGATCAGGCAGGCGGTGGAGCTCACGCTCAAGATGTTCGACGTGGTGGGCGCAAAGCTCCGCCCAGGACTGAGCGAGAAGGAGGTGGCGCAGCTCCTGCTGGATGAAGTGGCCGCATATGGCGTGGAGCTGGCATGGGACCCGGAGATGTGCCCTTCGGTCTTTACCGGACCGGAGTCGGCTGGGGCGCACGCTGGCCCCACCGAGCGGCGCATCGCCCCTGGTCACCTGATGAACATCGATTTCGGGATTAAGTCCAACGGCTACTGCTCGGACCTGCAGCGGACCTGGTACTTTCTCCGTCCTGGCGAGCGGCAGGCGCCAGAGGTGGTTCGGCGCGGCTTCGCGGCAGTTCGCGACGCGATCGAGCTGGCAAGCCAGGCGCTCAAGCCGGGTGTGGAGTGCTGGACGGTCGATGATGTTGCTCGGCAGCACATCCTTGCATGTGGGTTTGAGGAGTATCCGCATGCGCTCGGGCATCAGATTGGGCGCAAGGCGCACGACGGCGCAGGGATCCTCTGTCCCCGCTGGGAACGCTACGGCAACAGGCCCTACGAGCTGGTTGAAGAAGGCCAGGTGTACACACTCGAGCCCCGGGTCACCGTGCCCGGCCACGGTGTGGCGACTATTGAGGAAATCGTCGTGGTGCAGAAAGACGGATGCACGTTTCTTTCCACGCCGCAACGGGAGCTCTATCTGGTGCCCGCATAG
- a CDS encoding DUF4445 domain-containing protein, whose product MGSEIEAPCGGTGTCGKCRVRVSGAVSDPTKEERALLDPDELRAGIRLACQTAIYGACRVTAPDAHALTAPTILTEGRRQEVALQPNVREVEVAVPAPALDRNPADLEDLLAAMGFSGGGLSMPLPVLRGLSGLLREANFLVRARLVGQEIVDVSSARERRPLLGLAVDIGTTTVVGKLFDLRTGHVVAVASRLNAQRVFGEDVISRIQHASKSARDLQALQERVIAVINEIVVEVCAGRAEPRDVVEVVCAGNTVMTHLAAGVCPQWLAQYPYVPVFVSPLSCRASELGIAIHEFGKVYFLPGIGRFVGGDTVGVILAAGLDMGSSHRLAVDVGTNGEIVSASRDRLLACSTAAGPAFEGAHIAHGMRAANGAIDRVDLVDGEIRCHVLGEGEPSGICGSGLIDAVAVLLRAGLLDPSGRLLGADECPAELAETLRARLTTRGGDRAFLLAGQVAITQRDIREVQLAKGAIAAGTRILMRQLGIRPQQLEEVLLAGAFGNFLRRDNAIRIGLLPPIPVERVSFIGNAACAGAEMALLSTEQRRRAEEIARRVEYVEISAFPEFQDIFAEEMMFPAGEPS is encoded by the coding sequence ATGGGGAGCGAGATCGAAGCACCATGCGGTGGGACGGGAACCTGCGGCAAGTGCCGCGTGCGGGTGAGTGGCGCAGTGAGCGACCCCACCAAGGAAGAGCGGGCGCTGCTGGACCCAGATGAACTGCGGGCCGGTATCCGCCTGGCCTGTCAGACCGCGATTTATGGCGCCTGCCGCGTTACCGCGCCGGATGCCCATGCCTTGACTGCCCCGACCATCCTCACGGAAGGGCGGCGCCAAGAAGTGGCCCTGCAGCCGAACGTACGTGAGGTCGAGGTAGCGGTGCCAGCGCCGGCACTGGATCGCAACCCTGCCGATCTCGAGGACTTGCTTGCCGCGATGGGCTTCTCCGGCGGCGGGCTGTCAATGCCGCTGCCGGTGCTACGTGGGTTGTCCGGACTCTTGCGCGAGGCAAATTTCCTCGTGCGCGCCCGCCTGGTGGGTCAGGAGATAGTCGACGTCTCGTCAGCCAGAGAGCGCAGGCCCTTGCTCGGCCTGGCGGTGGACATCGGCACCACCACAGTGGTGGGGAAGCTGTTTGATCTGCGCACGGGCCACGTGGTAGCAGTGGCGTCAAGACTCAACGCCCAGCGCGTGTTTGGCGAGGACGTTATCAGCCGCATCCAACACGCCAGCAAGTCGGCGCGCGATTTGCAGGCCTTGCAGGAGCGCGTCATCGCGGTGATCAACGAAATCGTGGTCGAGGTGTGCGCCGGAAGGGCGGAGCCGCGCGATGTCGTTGAGGTCGTGTGTGCAGGCAACACGGTGATGACGCATCTGGCTGCCGGCGTTTGCCCCCAGTGGCTGGCGCAATACCCGTACGTGCCCGTGTTCGTATCACCGCTGAGCTGTCGAGCAAGTGAGCTGGGCATTGCCATCCATGAATTTGGCAAGGTCTACTTCTTGCCAGGCATTGGGCGCTTCGTCGGGGGCGATACTGTCGGGGTGATCTTGGCTGCCGGACTCGATATGGGCTCATCCCACAGGCTCGCCGTGGATGTGGGCACCAACGGTGAGATTGTGTCGGCCTCGCGCGACCGGCTCTTAGCGTGCTCCACGGCTGCCGGTCCTGCCTTCGAAGGTGCGCATATCGCCCACGGCATGCGCGCCGCGAACGGCGCTATCGACCGCGTTGACCTCGTGGATGGCGAAATCCGTTGCCACGTGCTGGGCGAAGGGGAGCCAAGCGGCATATGCGGATCCGGGTTGATCGATGCGGTGGCGGTCCTCTTGCGCGCCGGACTCTTGGACCCAAGCGGTCGCCTGCTGGGCGCCGACGAATGCCCAGCCGAATTGGCTGAGACGCTGCGTGCGCGCCTCACAACGCGAGGAGGAGACCGGGCCTTCCTCCTGGCTGGCCAGGTAGCGATAACCCAGCGTGACATCCGCGAGGTGCAACTGGCCAAGGGGGCAATTGCCGCAGGCACACGTATTCTCATGCGGCAGCTGGGCATTAGGCCCCAGCAGCTCGAGGAAGTGCTGCTGGCGGGTGCCTTTGGCAACTTCCTGCGCAGAGACAACGCCATCCGCATCGGCTTGCTGCCCCCGATCCCGGTCGAGCGGGTCAGCTTCATCGGGAACGCCGCCTGCGCAGGAGCTGAGATGGCCCTGCTTTCTACAGAACAGAGGCGGCGAGCCGAGGAAATCGCCCGCCGCGTCGAGTATGTGGAGATCTCGGCATTCCCCGAGTTTCAGGACATTTTCGCAGAAGAGATGATGTTCCCGGCCGGGGAGCCGTCGTGA